A window from Telopea speciosissima isolate NSW1024214 ecotype Mountain lineage chromosome 8, Tspe_v1, whole genome shotgun sequence encodes these proteins:
- the LOC122670627 gene encoding SNF1-related protein kinase regulatory subunit gamma-like PV42a: protein MVEKRRLVEVPYTASLAHTLNALVANSVVAIPVAAPPGQWIGAGGSMIMLSDKNTGAVRKHYIGMVTMLDILAHIADQLSDSINGDELDLDKRMSVPVSSIIGHCLEGLSLWTLNPHTSVVDCMEMFSKGIHRALVPVESHMEHISGVELAESATSYRMLTQMDILRFLKRHAAEAQGILSRSVGELGAVPEYVFGVTNRTKVMDAIKCMRTAALHAVPIVEASAEDLQEDHKQLINGKGRKLMGTFSATDLRECPISLLQSWLCIDVMEFTENVSTTWTVNASGELGHSPKELVTCYPDRSLGEVIEKAVNGQVHRVWVVDKQGLLVGIVSLTDILRMIRVSLSSL, encoded by the exons ATGGTGGAGAAGAGGAGACTGGTAGAGGTTCCCTACACGGCCTCCCTGGCCCACACCCTGAACGCCCTGGTGGCCAACAGTGTGGTGGCGATCCCTGTGGCTGCGCCGCCGGGTCAGTGGATCGGCGCCGGTGGATCAATGATCATGCTGTCTGACAAGAACACCGGTGCAGTACGGAAGCACTACATCGGCATGGTCACCATGCTTGACATCCTTGCTCACATCGCCGATCAACTCTCCGATTCCATTAATGGCGACGAACTCGATTTGGATAAGCGTATGTCTGTTCCTGTCTCTTCCATCATCGGCCATTGCCTTGAAGGTCTCAGCCTCTGGACCCTCAATCCTCATACCAG TGTTGTAGATTGTATGGAAATGTTCAGTAAAGGAATCCACCGTGCTCTGGTTCCAGTGGAGAGTCACATGGAGCACATCTCTGGAGTGGAACTGGCAGAGTCTGCAACCAGTTATCGAATGCTTACTCAAATGGATATCTTGCGTTTCTTAAAGAGACACGCAGCTGAGGCACAGGGAATTCTCTCTCGCTCTGTTGGGGAATTGGGAGCAGTTCCTGAATACGTTTTTGGTGTAACTAATCGCACCAAAGTCATGGACGCCATTAAATGCATGAGGACTGCTGCTCTACATGCTGTCCCCATTGTTGAGGCCTCAGCAGAAGACCTCCAAGAAGATCACAAGCAACTCATaaat GGAAAGGGCAGGAAGCTAATGGGGACATTCTCTGCAACCGATTTGAGAGAATGTCCAATCTCTTTGTTGCAGTCCTGGTTGTGTATCGATGTTATGGAGTTCACTGAGAATGTATCAACAACTTGGACCGTTAATGCCTCAGGTGAATTGGGGCATTCACCAAAGGAGTTGGTGACTTGCTACCCAGACAGAAGCTTGGGCGAAGTGATTGAAAAGGCTGTGAATGGACAAGTGCATCGAGTCTGGGTTGTGGACAAACAAGGATTGCTTGTAGGGATTGTTTCCCTCACTGACATTCTTCGAATGATAAGGGTCTCACTGTCATCCCTTTAG